Proteins encoded together in one Carya illinoinensis cultivar Pawnee chromosome 3, C.illinoinensisPawnee_v1, whole genome shotgun sequence window:
- the LOC122304504 gene encoding protein FAR1-RELATED SEQUENCE 5-like produces the protein MHNYFGSVPEWSPTFMPYQAGNQISSNIQNVGYPFQYGMRPPRPIINTSSTTSARVGDRDTPDCLETEEPCNSAKVDEENIMDRSNEQEIDDGTTGTPQVGPSSDGDDIIEEPKSGMKFNSFDDLLSYYKHYAKKNGFGVMTQRSERVLDTNDVAGIRLNKSYGSLVVGVGGFENLPFLEKDCRNYNHKARHLQLGVGGAEALRDYFMTMQFKNNGFFALMDLDDDGRLKNVFWADPRSHAAYQYFGDVVTFDTTYLTNSVWMVAPKAIITNQDRAMKNAIAIVFPETRYRFCLWHILKKVSEKLGLYAAYKSRLKTGLMKCVYDTQSIENFEKCWAEFINTFELYENAWLNSLYAERDHWVPVFLKETFWAGMSTTQCSESMNAFFDGYVHSKTNLKEFVD, from the exons ATGCACAATTACTTTGGATCAGTGCCTGAATGGTCACCAACTTTTATGCCATATCAAGCTGGCAACCAAATTTCAAGCAACATTCAG aATGTTGGTTACCCATTTCAATATGGGATGAGACCTCCGAGGCCAATTATCAATACAAGCTCCACAACTAGTGCAAGAGTTGGTGACCGAGATACACCTGATTGTTTGGAAACTGAAGAGCCATGTAATTCCGCTAAAGTTGATGAAGAGAATATCATGGATAGATCGAATGAACAGGAAATCGATGATGGCACTACCGGTACACCACAGGTAGGTCCATCATCAGATGGTGATGATATCATCGAGGAGCCCAAGTCGGGGATGAAGTTTAATTCGTTTGATGATTTGTTGAGCTATTATAAGCATTATGCTAAAAAGAAcgggtttggggtgatgaccCAAAGGAGCGAGAG GGTCCTAGACACAAACGATGTAGCTGGCATCCGATTGAATAAGAGTTATGGATCTCTTGTCGTAGGGGTAGGTGGGTTTGAGAACCTCCCATTTTTGGAGAAGGATTGTCGCAATTACAACCACAAAGCACGACATCTACAACTTGGTGTAGGGGGTGCTGAAGCACTTCGAGATTATTTTATGACGATGCAGTTCAAAAATAACGGGTTTTTTGCATTGATGGATTTGGACGATGACGGTAGGTTGAAGAATGTTTTCTGGGCAGATCCACGTAGTCATGCAGCCTAccaatattttggtgatgtggtgacattcgacaccacatactTGACAAATAG TGTATGGATGGTAGCTCCAAAGGCCATTATTACTAATCAAGATagagcaatgaaaaatgcaattgctaTTGTCTTTCCAGAAACACGATATAGATTTTGCCTATGGCATATACTGAAAAAAGTCTCTGAGAAGCTTGGGTTATATGCTGCGTACAAAAGTAGGCTGAAAACTGGGTTAATGAAATGTGTGTACGACACACAATCTATTGAGAACTTTGAAAAGTGTTGGGCCGAGTTTATTAACACATTTGAGTTATATGAGAATGCGTGGTTGAATAGTTTATATGCAGAGCGTGATCATTGGGTACCGGTTTTCCTAAAAGAGACcttttgggctggaatgagtacaacccaaTGCAGCGAGAGTATGAATGCCTTTTTTGATGGTTATGTCCATTCGAAgacaaatttgaaggaatttgtTGACTAG
- the LOC122303320 gene encoding trafficking protein particle complex subunit 2-like codes for MATTACFIIVSRNDIPIYEAEVGSATKREDAAQLHQFILHAALDIVQDLAWTTSAMFLKAIDRFNDLVVSVYVTAGHTRFMLLHDSRNDDGIKSFFQEVHELYIKILLNPLYLPGSRITSSHFDTKVRGLARKYL; via the exons ATGGCAACCACGGCTTGTTTTATCATTGTGAGCAGGAATGATATCCCTATATATGAAGCCGAAGTCGGATCAGCTACAAAA AGAGAAGATGCTGCTCAGCTGCATCAGTTCATATTACATGCAGCTTTGGATATTGTTCAGGACCTTGCATGGACTACAAGTGCCAT GTTTTTGAAAGCAATCGACAGATTTAATGATTTGGTGGTTTCAGTATATGTTACTGCTGGTC ATACGCGATTTATGCTGCTTCATGACTCTCGTAATGATGATGGAATTAAGAGCTTTTTCCAAGAGGTTCATGAGCTTTATATAAAG ATTCTTCTAAATCCCCTGTATTTGCCCGGTTCTCGCATTACGTCATCACACTTTGACACGAAAGTTCGTGGCCTTGCACGAAAATATCTGTAG